A portion of the Etheostoma cragini isolate CJK2018 chromosome 13, CSU_Ecrag_1.0, whole genome shotgun sequence genome contains these proteins:
- the flrt1a gene encoding leucine-rich repeat transmembrane protein FLRT1 — MFTIMAPVGVAKLPARLFLLFLILTLRAGMLQFATATIQGYIGDRDIICPSVCRCDEDFIYCNDRGLSSIPSLPPSASVLYLQNNQINNPGLPTSLERQLSIRVVYLYDNELDEFPMHLPPSIRELHLQDNNIRTIPRSALARMPLLEKLHLDDNSISTVSIEDQAFADNPRLRLLFLSRNHLSSIPSGLPASLEELRLDDNRISTIPTHAFRGLASLRCLVLDGNLLANQRIADDTFSRLSNLTELSLVRNSLQTPPVNLPSAHLQRLSLQENALTHMPRGSLDGMHRLLRLDLSGNNLTTLPRGLFKDLDSLGQLLVRGNPWHCGCNLRWLYDWLHARGNSITVRGLTCHGPDRVRDMALVDLTSEMEECEVIRTAGTRDRVGGGGVDSSTTLTPPQGSLFTLHSKRPGLGLPDSGLDYTLSSSGVGKSLALNVKPLSHNSVRVTWSVAQPSSSFRLSWLRLGTGNAMGSITETLVRGDRREYLLSSLQPRSSYIICMVPLAASSESKGAISGDADSDEALVCAKAETTDLTPLEEEDDEESRQMTVLPLAGIIGGATAIVSLALIFGIFCWYGHRTGHLCSRDHYTRSSSRKNKTYDDYIESGTKKDNTILEIRSPGLQMTPMAACQPMQPKPIREDYIIHTIFPSNGTGLYKGDSHVSNAGHGTNRGYREGGIPDIDYCYT, encoded by the coding sequence ATGTTCACCATAATGGCACCTGTAGGTGTGGCTAAGCTGCCGGCTCGGCTCTTCCTGTTGTTCCTCATCTTGACACTTCGTGCTGGCATGCTTCAGTTTGCTACAGCCACGATACAAGGGTACATAGGAGACAGGGACATAATATGCCCATCTGTATGCAGGTGCGATGAGGACTTTATCTACTGTAATGATCGTGGTCTAAGCTCCATTCCGTCGCTGCCTCCTTCTGCGTCCGTCCTCTACCTTCAGAACAACCAGATAAACAACCCAGGTTTGCCCACCTCTTTGGAGCGCCAGCTTTCAATCCGTGTGGTCTACCTCTATGATAATGAACTGGATGAATTTCCCATGCACCTGCCACCATCCATCCGTGAACTTCATTTACAGGACAACAACATACGCACTATTCCTCGTAGTGCACTGGCTCGGATGCCCTTGCTAGAGAAGCTCCACTTGGACGACAATTCTATTTCCACCGTCAGCATTGAGGACCAGGCCTTTGCTGACAACCCACGGTTGCGCCTACTTTTCCTGTCACGCAACCACCTGTCCAGTATCCCCTCTGGACTGCCTGCCTCTCTGGAAGAACTCCGTTTGGATGACAACCGAATCTCCACTATCCCAACCCACGCCTTCCGAGGCCTTGCCTCACTAAGATGTCTTGTCCTGGATGGGAACCTTTTGGCAAACCAGCGCATTGCCGATGACACATTCTCCCGCCTTTCCAACTTAACCGAGTTGTCCCTAGTCCGTAACTCCCTCCAGACCCCACCTGTCAACCTGCCCAGCGCCCATCTTCAGCGCCTGTCTCTACAAGAAAACGCCTTGACTCATATGCCACGTGGGTCCTTGGATGGCATGCACAGGCTGCTGAGACTGGACCTGTCAGGAAACAACCTGACCACCCTGCCTAGGGGACTGTTCAAAGACCTCGACAGCCTGGGTCAGCTGCTAGTGCGAGGCAATCCTTGGCACTGTGGCTGCAACCTGCGTTGGCTGTATGACTGGCTGCATGCCCGTGGTAACTCCATCACTGTCAGAGGTCTCACCTGCCATGGACCTGACAGGGTACGAGACATGGCTTTGGTAGACCTGACCAGTGAGATGGAAGAGTGTGAGGTGATAAGGACAGCAGGGACCAGAGACAGAGTGGGTGGGGGTGGAGTGGATAGCTCTACCACTCTAACCCCTCCACAGGGCTCTCTCTTCACCCTCCACTCAAAGCGACCTGGCCTGGGCCTTCCTGACTCTGGCTTAGACTACACCCTTAGCAGCAGTGGTGTAGGGAAGAGTCTGGCCCTTAACGTGAAGCCCCTCTCTCACAACAGCGTCCGTGTTACCTGGAGCGTGGCCCAGCCCAGCTCTTCCTTCAGGCTGAGCTGGCTCCGATTGGGAACTGGGAATGCCATGGGATCAATCACAGAGACCCTGGTCCGGGGCGATCGTCGAGAGTACCTGCTTAGCTCCCTCCAACCACGCTCCAGCTACATAATCTGCATGGTGCCCCTCGCTGCCAGTTCAGAAAGCAAAGGAGCAATTTCTGGAGATGCTGACTCTGATGAAGCTCTGGTGTGTGCAAAAGCTGAAACGACTGACCTCACCCctttggaggaggaggatgatgaagagtcgaggcagatgaccgtgCTGCCCCTTGCAGGGATTATTGGTGGGGCTACCGCCATTGTATCTTTGGCTCTTATTTTTGGCATCTTCTGTTGGTATGGACATAGGACTGGGCATTTGTGCTCCCGTGACCACTATACTCGCAGCAGCTCCAGAAAAAACAAGACCTATGATGATTACATTGAGTCAGGCACCAAGAAGGACAATACCATCTTGGAGATACGTAGTCCAGGGTTACAGATGACGCCTATGGCAGCGTGCCAGCCAATGCAGCCAAAACCCATACGAGAGGATTACATCATTCATACCATATTCCCCTCCAATGGCACTGGCCTGTACAAAGGTGACAGCCATGTTTCTAATGCAGGACATGGCACCAACCGTGGCTACAGAGAAGGAGGAATCCCAGATATAGACTACTGTTACACATGA